The window ATTTTAGTAGGTAACAAACTAGTTTCTAGTTGATTGGCACAGTTAAGAGGGTATGCCATTGTCAGGATTCTGATAGCCAATGAGAATTGAAAGCAGATAGAGAAGATATAACCCATGTCCACGCTGGCAAATTGGAAGATATAGAGAGAGGACCCCAAGAGACAGAGAGGATACTTctcttaataataaaaataagtaaaaaaggAAGCATGTGGAGATCGGAGATGCCACGAGTGAAACACAAAGAGTCCACATGGCGAGCCATGGCAGGAACGTCGAGATCGCGCCCAACACCAACCTCTTATCATCAAAACCAAATCCCTCCCTCCTAAAACGTAATTGACTCATttcaatctctctctctctctctctctctctctctctctctctctctcttgtaatTACTTGGACACCGTCTCTTTCATCTTCCCGAAATAGCAGACCCGCCATGTCCGCCATTGCTACTTCTGCTgctctctcttttcctttctctttctgCCGTTCTACCAAGACTTTTGCTACAAGAAAGGTACCTCTTTTTTACTACTGTTATAACGGTACCTTACGTTATACAAACTTTAAATTTAGCTGGATTGCTGTATCTGTTGTGTAAATAAACTTTTCAGCAATATATATTACCTGCTCTAGAAGGTTACTTGACTTAATTTTTCAGGTTTCTAGTTAAACTGATTATGAGTATTTACATTTAATATCGTTTAAGAGGATTTCCATTATCAATGCTTAAAAGTtaaacccacaagttctaaatTCTTTTTTCCCTTAAAATTCGTACCCCATCCAACGCCGCCATATAAAATGAAACAAAGGGACTAAAGCTTACTAGACTCTGATGGCTCTGATCTTTCACTCAATGTTAACGGTTTGGTTTGTGGCATGTTTTTATGATCTGGGGTGTCGGGTATAATAAGTACTAGTAGTAATTCACATAGTAATTGGTTGGGTTATTTGGGAAGTTATCTGAATGTGGAGAGAGCCATACATCACTTGCAATTTTCTGTCTGATGACTTGTTGAGTGGACGATAATTGTGcaattttgttcattttcagTGTTTCAAAgggggatttggagtgtttgCAGTGTATGAGGAGGCAGGTGAGTTAACAAACAAGAAAAGCTCCTGGTTGACACTCTTTGATGTGGAAGATCCAAGGTCAAAATTTCCTCAGTCTAAAGGCAAGTTCCTGGATGCAAATCAAGCTTTAGAAGTTGCTAGATTTGATATACAATATTGTGATTGGCGAGCTCGGCAAGATGTATTAACCATAATGCTCCTGCACGAAAAGGTTTGTTCTTGTAAATAATCGTGTATTTACCCCTAATGTTTATTGAAGCTTGAAATTGAGCTGAGTTCAAAGATTCATTATATCGCTAGGTCTATACATAAAGCAATAGCTTTGTATACAAATATACTATCCTTCATCCTACTAAAAGTGACTGTTCCTTCTTTGGAGTTGTTTCTTGTCATAGTTGTCTTCCTTTTCATCCTTGAACTAAGTCGTGTGACTGGTGGATACTGTCCGAGTAGGTTGTGGAAGTATTGAATCCTCTGGCACGTGAGtacaaatctattggaaccatGAAGAAGGAACTAGCAGAGTTACAAGGAGCACTTTCTCAGGCTCATAAAGAGGTATAGAATAGTTTAATACTTTAATCCCATGAACAACCTTATGTTATTGATACAAGTTACTCCTTTAATCGAACCCCCATCTTTCCTAACAAACCCACAACCCTTACCATTGAACTAAAACCCTTTTTGTTACTGGGTTCGgcagtatatatttatatagatttaGTAAATATTTCAATACAAATATAGGGTTCCGAAAAAAGTCACTGGGTTCGCCCAAACCCGCACCCACTACTGTAGCTCTGCCCCGGTGTCAGATATCAAATATTTTCCCGTTATTATTGGTTATTCAGGTCTATTTTCCTTAAAGTCTTAAACTTATTGAAGCAGAGCAGTTTTTTAATGAATAAATGGTTAATTACATTGGAAAATCTTACttgtcaaaaaaagaaaaagaaaaagataaagaaaagcaAACACAAAAACCAAGTTTGAGGATTTTGTGTACTTTCATACAAGCCAAGTTCTGTATCTAAAGTAGTGATAGCAACAGGTACATATATCTGAGGTGCGGGTTTCTGCTGCTTTAGATAAGCTAGCTCACATGGAAGCATTGGTTAATGATAGGCTGCTTCCGGAGAGGAGTGCAGAAGAATCAGATTGCCCGTCTTCCTCCACCGGTACGTCTACAGTATCTAGAGATACTGTTAAAGGCAAGCAGCCTAGGAGAACCCTCAATGTGTCAGGTCCGGTCCAAGATTACAGCTCTCATTTGAAGAACTTTTGGTATCCTGTCGCTTTTTCTGCTGATGTTAAGGAAGACACAATGGTAAGTCAATTACCTGATTTATGGAATAATCTCATTTTCATAACTGCAGACAACATTTGATTACCAATTTCCGTATTCTCTACAAATTAATGAATTCCCCAGGAAAGAAAAGGTTATGTTAAGCTACTTAAATGGACTGATGCTATACTGCGTTGCCAACCAATAGCATGTTGTACCATCTCCTTTTGCAATATAACACTGACTCTTCTTTTGATGGTAATTTGACTATAATGTTTCAGACACCAATTGATTGCTTTGAGGAACCATGGGTGATTTTTCGTGGGAAAGATGGAAAACCTGGATGTGTCCGGAACACATGTGCACATAGAGCCTGCCCCCTTCATTTGGGTTCAGTTAATGAGGGTCGCATCCAATGTCCTTATCATGGTGAGAATAAGAAGAATTGAAGCATTCTTCAGTGCAAATTTCCTATTTTTGGGGAAATAGATAACGCTTAGTCAATTTGGTGCTTGATACGTGGAGAGTGCACGAAATAGCTGacatttattttttatgtttaattgaTGATCTTTAGGGTGGGAATATTCAACAGACGGAAAATGTGAGAAAATGCCATCAACTAAATTTCTGAATGTCAAGATCAAAGCTCTGCCATGCTTTGAGCAAGAGGGAATGATATGGATTTGGCCTGGAAATGATCCTCCTGCAGCTACTCTTCCTTCTTTACTGCCACCTTCTGGATTTCAAATCCATGCAGAGGTTTGATATCACTGCCTTTAGATTTTAATTGTTTTTACAAGGCTATCTAAGGACAGTATTTTAAGCTTTTCTGCCTCATTCCTGATATTCTTGAAATTGGCAGATTGTTATTGAACTTCCAGTGGAACATGGGCTACTTTTGGACAATCTGTTGGATCTTGCACATGCTCCTTTCACCCATACGTCTACATTTGCTAAAGGATGGACTGTCCCAAGGTTTGTTGTATTATACCGATGCTAAAATGTCTAGAAGTTAGAGTAACAGTGGTCTACTAGTA is drawn from Nicotiana tabacum cultivar K326 chromosome 22, ASM71507v2, whole genome shotgun sequence and contains these coding sequences:
- the LOC107824996 gene encoding chlorophyllide a oxygenase, chloroplastic, which translates into the protein MSAIATSAALSFPFSFCRSTKTFATRKCFKGGFGVFAVYEEAGELTNKKSSWLTLFDVEDPRSKFPQSKGKFLDANQALEVARFDIQYCDWRARQDVLTIMLLHEKVVEVLNPLAREYKSIGTMKKELAELQGALSQAHKEVHISEVRVSAALDKLAHMEALVNDRLLPERSAEESDCPSSSTGTSTVSRDTVKGKQPRRTLNVSGPVQDYSSHLKNFWYPVAFSADVKEDTMTPIDCFEEPWVIFRGKDGKPGCVRNTCAHRACPLHLGSVNEGRIQCPYHGWEYSTDGKCEKMPSTKFLNVKIKALPCFEQEGMIWIWPGNDPPAATLPSLLPPSGFQIHAEIVIELPVEHGLLLDNLLDLAHAPFTHTSTFAKGWTVPSFVKFLTPASGLQGYWDPYPIDMEFRPPCIVLSTIGISKPGKLEGQSTKECSTHLHQLHVCLPASKQKTRLLYRMSLDFAPVLKHIPFMQYVWRHFAEQVLNEDLRLVIGQQERMLNGANIWNLPVSYDKLGVRYRIWRDAVESGAKQLPFSK